The Ipomoea triloba cultivar NCNSP0323 chromosome 4, ASM357664v1 DNA segment TGAATCATCAAGAGTGTCAGCTGAGATCATCTGAGTTTAGGCGGTTAGCTCTGGACTTGCATTCTCAGAATGAGGTAAACCCTGAGAGCCATGATGCTGCTATAGATGCCCTTCTTTTAGCTGCAGAATGCTATGTGAATCCCTACTTCATGATGTCCTTCAAGGACACACCAAAGGTTACAAGCAAAATGAAAAGTGGCAGGGCTAGCAGAAATTGTGGATTTGGTGATCTTGAAATAGGTTTTGAAGTGAATGAAAATGACTTGAAAACATTAATCTATCTTGAAAGAAAAAGGGACAAAATTGTTCTTGAAATTATGCTTCAAGCTGCTGAGTTAGACAGGGGGTATCAGCAAAATTGTGATGGAGAACTTCCAATTCCCAGTGCAGAAGAAAACGAAGTCATAAAGTTGTCTGAGCAAGATACTCAAACAGCAGATGCTGTTACCTTACTTAGACAGAATCAAGCACTTCTGTGTAATTTTGTTATTCAACGTTTGCAAAGGGATAATTACCTCCAGCATGAGGTACTCCTGCAAACTCTTCTGTTTCTATTGCACTCAGGAACTAAATTATTTTGTGCTCCCGCAGACATTATTGAGATAATATTGAGGTCTGCTGAGCATTTAAACAGGCAGCTGACATCTTTTTATTATCAACTTAAAGAGGGGAGTTCACAGTTAGAAGAGTGGAAGCTACAACTAGTTCAACGTTTATGGATGCTTCTTCAAAGATTAGTGGTTGCTTCTAGTGGCTCTGCTGAAGGATTAGAGCTTTCAATCAATGTCAAGAGTCGTTTTCAGTTTGCAAATCTAATTCCTCCTTCAGCCTGGCTTGAGAAAATACCCACTTTCTCAACTTCTGTTTCTCCTTTAGCCCGATTTCTTGGTTGGATGGCAATCTCTCGTAATGCTATACAGTATCAGAAGGATAGGCTCTTTCTTGTTTCAGATATAgagcaattaacatatttgctACATGTTTTTTCTGATGAACTTGCTGCAGTTGACAATATATCTGAGTGTAAAGATGAAGTCCAAAAAACTGAAGAATCTGGCCTTAAGCAGGATTTTGGTCCTAGTGGTACACATCATTCTTTTCACATCATGTACCCTGATATCAGTCATTTCTTTCCAACTTTGAAAAAACAATTTGAAACTCTTGGGGAATCTATACTGCAAGCTGTTGCTTTGCAATTGAGATCTCTTCCTGCAACAACTGTGCCTGATTTGATTTGTTGGTTCTCTGAGTTTTGTTCACAGCCTTTCATTCAGAACCCAAAGGACCAACTTTCCAGTCAAAATAATATAGATTCTGTGAAAGGGTTTGTGGCAAAGAATGCAAAAGCTATTGTTCTCTATGTGCTTGAAGCCATTGTAACTGAGCATATGGAGGCAATAGTACCGGAAGTACCAAGAGTAGTACAAGTCCTCGTATCCTTGTGCAGGTCCTCATATTGTGATGTGTCATTTCTAAATTCTGTGATGCTTTTGCTCAAGCCAATCATCTCGTATTCCTTGCAAAAGGCATCTGCTGAGGAGAGATTAGTGACCGACAGTATGTGCCTTAGTTTTGAGTccttatgctttgatgaactctttggtatcatcaaaagtGAGAATGAAAGCAATTCTAGTGTAAGAGGGCATTGCAGGGCACTAATGGTTTTTGTTTTGGCTTCAGTGTTTCCTGATATTTCTTCCCATTGCAAGATAGAACTATTGAACTCTTCTATCACATCTGCAGATTTTGCTTCTTTTGAGCAAACAACATTTTTTCATGATTATCTTTGTGCATATCAGGCTCTTATGGAAAGTTGCAAGGTTTTGATAGTTGACCTGTTAAGATTTTGGGGTGTCATTCCATGTAAGATCTCTCAGTTTTCTAACATGGATATGGCTGCAACAAATGGTGATGGATCTGAGTTCCCATGTTTTCTTGAAGATATGTACCCCAATTCAATTGAACCGAATGGAAGTTACAAAAATGACAATGACGTGAATAAAAAATGTCAGCTTAAGATTAAGGAGATCGAGAGCTTCTCCAAGAATTTAGATACCCTTGTTTCTAAGCTCAGTCAGAATGTTGAGCAATGTTACAGAATTCATCGTAAACTGGCCAAGAATCTTACACAAGTCTGTGCAGAGTGTTTCCTGTATTTAAGATGCTTATCTTCTATTGTGGAAAAAGTTTCTGTTTCTGGAGTAACTGATGAGCAAAGTCTGCCCAAGTCCATCTCTCTTAATGAATACTCTGATCACTGGAAAGTTGGTCTTGAAGGACTTGCTGAAATGGTTATATTGCTTCAGGAACACCATTGCTGGGAGGTTGCATCAATGATGCTTGACTGTCTATTTCATGTGCCTCAAATCTTTAATTTGCATGATGTGATTGATAAAATATGCTCTGCAATAAAAACATTTTCACATGGTGCACCAATAATTGCTTGGCGGCTACAAACAGATAAGTGGATGTCGTCACTTTTTGCGAGAGGCATAAACTGCCTCCAAGAAAGTGAAGCTCTGAATGATCTGCTCCATTCAATGCTCTGCCATCCAGAGCCAGAACAGCGCTTCATTGCGCTTAAGCAATTTGGTGAACTTGTGAGCCAAGATGGAAGTGGTGGATCTGTTGTCTTATTACCAACTTTACTTGATAAAGTATCATCAGAAAGGGCTTCTTCTGTATCTGAGTCAGTAGTCCTTTCTGCTCTGGTGTCAAGCACCTGGGATCAGGTGGCTTTGCTGGCCTCTTCTGACACATCACTGCCCTTAAGAATCAACGCTATGGCACTCCTTGTGAACTATGTGCCATTAGTTGAAAGGCCTAAATTGCAATCGTTTCTTGCTGCAGCTGATTGTGTTCTTTGGTGTTTGACAAAACTCTCCCAGTCGATGTGTGAAGGCCCATTAACACAGCTTTCTATTGCACTTTTTGCCTGTATTTGCCTATACTCTCCAGCTGAAGATATTTCTTTGATTCCTGAAAATCTGTGGAGAAGTATTGAAAGCTTTTCAGTTGCTGGaaatggtatttttttttctttttaatttcttttgctACGTAAGAGTTACCAACTGTTCAAGCATTTCTCTTGATACATATCTCTTTGCCTACATTTTATTTGTAGAAAAAATCCCTATGGGCCCTGAAAAAACGGTGTGCCAAGCTTTATGTAGACTGAGAAAAGAAGGGGATGAGGCCAAAAAGGTAGGCGGTGATTATTTCTTATAGAGGAAAATGTCTATAATGCATGTGATGTAGCCATGAAGGCAACAGTTTCCCTTTTCCTTAAATACTTCTTtcacttaaaaattatgacatttTTTCTCCCAAATCCATATTCTTACCACTCTCTTGGTCATGTATTTGGATGAAAGGTCTTGAAAGAAGCTATCTCTTCAAGTTCTCCAAAACAAGTGGACCCGGGATTTGCAAGTACACGTGAAACAATTCTTGAGGTACCAAATATTCTGAGCATCATTCCAAACTTATTTAGCACTACTGTAATCCTTTTGTCCACTCAAATTCATTTTCTTAATCCTTTTCCATTCAAACTAGGCCATAGAAATCAGAAAGAGGGAATTCAATGTGACATGACCATCTTTCTGCATACTGCTATTTTAGTTGCATGGCATATTCTTGCAACTTTTTTCATTTACGTTTTTTTCCATCAATGCTTTTTTGAATAGTTTGTTCATTTATATGTGAACTTCTTGCAGGTGATTACCAATCTAACCTCTGTCCAATCATATTTAGAATTTTTCTCTAAGGAAAGCGACCGCAAGGTTCTggtaagatttttatttttgtatacttTGGGTAAACACCGTAAACTATTATTTTCTTACTTAAGCAATGACCCGAATTTGCTTCAGGAATTGGAGGAAGCTGAGATTGAAATGGAACttcttcaaaaagaaaaagctcTGCAGGAGTTATCCAATGATTTCAAAGATCAGCATCAACTTCCGTTATTATCTGGTGATATTCCGttctttactttattcaaaTTCATTACTTAGTATTGAGGATAACAGTTTATGGTTTTAGTTGAGGTATAACTGGTACTTGTTAGCATGCAAAGGAATCCTAAGATACCAATCCGACAGTGTTGCTCAGCAACATTCTGTTGTTTATGTGAATTACTCGTTATCTATTATACTTATATATGTTTCTTCAATTTTCTAATGTAGGGTATGCAAAGAATGATGACCGATTGCAGCAAATCAGAGATGGAATAAAATCCATGTATGATTGTACCGATTTTATCTGCCCCGTTAATTCATTTTTTCTGGAGATTTTCTACCTAATCTGTTTGCATGATCTTTTTTAACCAGGGAGAAGGCCCGACTCAGAGAACAGATTGTGGCACGCAGGCAAAAGAAGCTACTCACTAGGCGTGCCCGCCAAACATACTTGGAAGAGGCTGCTATACGAGAAGCACAACTTCTACAAGAACTGGATAGGTTTTGCCTCTTATCTTCCTAGCTTATTTTCTACTTAATTTTTGAGAATGCTAATTGAAATTTGGTATCGTGTTGGGTTTTTAAATGTGTAAGAGAGAGGACTGCTGAAGTAGAAAGAGAAATCGAGAGACAGCGGTTGCTAGAACTTGAGCGTGCTAAAACCCGGGAGTTGAGGCACAACCTTGACTTGGAGAAAGAAAAGCAAACACAGGTAACATGGATCCTCCTAGGTTCATGCTTAGTTAGTTGTGCCAAGATAACTGTAGCTCACTTGATGGGATTTACCCTGAAATCCTGGGAACTCGGGATTCCAGATATAAACAGCGTAGCTTACCGTTCCTTTTGCTGTTTCCCTCTTTACTAAGATCATATTTTGTTCACCCGCAGAGAGAACTCCAGAGGGAACTCGAGCAAGTGGAATCTGGACTGCGGCCATCAAGACGAGAATTTTCATCCACTCATACTAGGCAAGTGTTTAAACGTTTTAGTAACTTCGTTTTAAAGCTTTCACCATCTTAATTGAGTTGGTAGTTGAGAACTTCGATTCTTAGTTCAGTGTTCTTCCCGCTTACCTTACTTTTCTTTACCAGTTAGACTTTTGCAAGTATCATTCTGACAAGTCTCGTTTTACACACCAGTAGACCTCGGGAAAGATACCGTGAAAGAGAAAATGGCAGAGCAGTAAACGAAGGGACCTTGAAAGCGAGCACTGGCACTGGACAGCCAGAGACCGTCTCCACGAGTTCCTCCACAGCAGCCATGCCAACAGTCATGTTATCTGGGGCGAGGCAATTCTCAAGCCAGCTCCCAACTATTCTCCAATCCCGTGACAGATCAGATGAAGGTGGCAACAGCTATGATGACAACTTTGACGGAAGCAGGGATTCGGGCGACACAGGAAGTATTGGGGACGCAGACATAGCATCAGCACTTGACGGGGTGTCTATGAATTTCGGGCCTTCCCAAAAGCTTGGATCAAGGGGCGGCGGCAAGTCCAGGCAGATCATGGAACGAAGAGATCGCGATGGCAGACGAGAAGGGAAATGGGAAAGAAAACACTAGCAAATCCAGAATGAAAACCTTGAATGTTGTAGAACCATCATCTCACCTGCTAACTTTAGTATAGTCATATATATGTCAGATGTATTATGGTCATGTAAGCAATAGACACTCAGGGAACAGCCATTGACAGGCAACTGTGATATATCCACAGAAATGTGTTGATGTCTTATGACAAAAACCTTTGTGCCGTAATCAAATTGCAATGTGATTGGAGTTCAGATTATGATCATTGTTAAAAGCATAAATTCTTGTTGGCTTGCAACATTGTACAAAATGATGACTTATTGCCCCTAAATGCTACATTATATTCTTAGTTCACTTTCACTGCCTTTTGTTTACTAATTAGaaaattctctatttttctttgatttacagGAAAACTTGCAGCCATAGCTATTCGAAGATATGCTTTGGTTGGAGTTCGCCTTGTAGCCCTAGTTGGCTaaggaccacaaggaagtaaaccagcttaggttaTTCATAATTGACtggttcaaataaaaaaaaaattctatttttgtctGATTTACAGGAAAGCTTGCATTTGCATCTATTCTAAGTTATGCTTTGGGTGAAGTTTGTTTTGTGACACTAGCTAGTAAAAGatcacaaagaggtaaatcagTTTAGATTGTTCATAGCTGACTAGCTCAAACTAAGGAACCAAACTTGTCAACTATCTGACCAACTATCTGACCAACTATCTGACCAACTTGATAGAGATTGTCTCTTCTTTAGAGAAATGGAAAATGGAGAATTGGAAACACAGACAATGGGGAAGAAACTGTTTTCAGAAAACATTACGCCGGTTCTGTACAAAACATCATTTTGTTACAGGAGAGTACATGGGAGGTTTCCTTAGTTTCTGGAAACACATGAACATCATATATGCATTTATAGAGTTATACACTAATGTATATCACCAGGAATGGCGAGTACCTCTCCTGAGCCTTCTGAATGGCCTGCACGCCTCGATACTGAGATCCACGGCTGCAGCGAGCGCCATGAAAATGGCCGCATCCTCGATGCAGGTGACGTGTCGCATGGCGAGTTGCACGAGGAGCTTGCTGTACTTGCCTTCACCTTGCACTCTACAGCTCATGACGAAGCCGCCCAAAACGGGGCTCAGCGCAGAGAAGTCACCGCTGCTTCTTGGACTGGGCACAGGACTCGCTGCAGCTCGAACCTGTTTGTCAGTGTCGATGTAGAACTCCCCGCCCTTCTCCGCGCTGATGAGAATCTCCGACATGAGGAGATCCCCGCCCCCCTCGGGACCATCCGACAGGAGGTGGAAGCGGCAGCAGATGGAGTCTCGGATGCCTCGTTCACGCCACGCTTCGAGCTTCCCCCACGGTTGCCAGCTCTCACGCATGCAAGGATCAGGGCGTACGATCAACCAAGCTCCCGGGTTGGACCTGTCAACCCAATCACAACCGGTCGATGGCACAAACGGCGTAGTTATGAAGGCAGCTGCCACAGCCGAGCCAGAGAGGTCATGTATCTTCACCTTCCATCCCTTCCTCTCCCGCCTTTCTATTTCAATATCAGAGCTATCAATAAAACTAGACGAAAAGTTGCTTAGCGGATCCACCTGTTGTACCCTGTAATGCACAATTAGTAGTAGCATTTAAGTAGgatcaaacaatttttttttttttttagtactactgactctgttacaatgtaatatctgttcataactactttctcaacctattgaagcacaaagagtcaacagtagGATCAAACAAATAAGCGTCTCTTGTAAAGGCAGTTATAGATGTGAAATATCAGGTGAAAAACTATGAAGACTCTTTACAGTTATTGATGTGAAATATCAGCATATTTACCATACTTTAGCGTTATGACTATAGAAAACTACATGCTAACACGAAATTGAGCTAGTGTAGAATGAAGAGAAGGCGAAAGGGAAAACATATCTTAGAATATGCATCAGATTTAAAGACGAGATTGATAATGTGGAATGACAGAAagcaaatatgtaatatatttaccGATCTTGACTAAACTTGCAACTGAAAATAGGCTGCTTGATGTTTCCTTGGAGCTGAACTATTTGGGGGCTTAATTTAGTCTTTTCCTCGAACTGGAAGACGTATCTTGGATCGGGATCGAGCTTCACTCTTAAATGAAGCTCAGCTCCCGGTTTCCCATTCTCCTGCTTGTTCTTGCCGATACCAGTCCAGCCATTGAAAAGAACGGCTGGCTTTCCTTTACCCCACTCAGGGCCCACTTCCAACCTAAACGTGCCTACTTGCTGCCTCTTCATAGCAACCCCGCAATGGGTACCTTTGTGTCCCGTAAAAACAGCAACCTCCAAACAAGCATGATTTGTGTAAAAACAGCCGGGTGTGAGCAATGCTTTGAGATCAGATTCCTCAAGATAAAAGCTGGATGCTATACTGTTAGCATCCGGGGTAGCTTCGGGGGAGGATACAAAGGGAACCGATGTTGTCTGCACAGGGAAACCTCGAAGGCGAATCTCACACGTACAGGGAGACGAGAATGCATGGCTCCCTGATTTCGTACCATTCAAGGCTGTTCCGGGAGCTCTCAATCCCAGCGACCCGACTGATAACCTAATGAATGCCTGAGGATCCATTCCGGTCACAAGTACTCCATTAATCTGTCAAGTTGGAGATTCAGAGTTTGGACAAAACACTTTGATGTCGTAAAAGCCCCTTGTTGATATCAATTCTTAACTCGACATTCTTGCTGAATATACCTTCAGTTTATATAAACCCGCCCTCGAGTTTTTCACTTCAATACAAAAGTGAAAACGGTTGACTGCTTGCATAGACCTGTTACAACACGAACACTCAGGAAACAATCTACCAAAGCAACTACAGAACGAGGAAATAAACTCATCTTACAAATTTCCAATAATCGTAGGTTCCACAAATTAAATTGCATACGAAAGAACAAACAACTATAAGCTCATTCTATGATACTTGCATTAATCAGACCGAGCATTAATATGTTCATAGTTTAAGACTTCTGCTTGGACTCGATGTTTCTCACTAGGAGGTGAACCGAGAATACAGAAAAAGATGCTACGAAGGCTCTAAATCCAGAAATCCCAAAACCAGAagcaattaaaagaaattactcGAATAAACAGACTTATCAAGGATCAAGAACATCAAAGAAGGCACCAATATTGTCTGAAACTGAAGACACAGAACAAAGCATATATCCTGAAAACAATTCTACCATATAACAACATAGTTCATTTCCTTAAACTTTCTACATTCTTTACATGTAATTGGGGGAATTTATGAAGTACCCTTCATCAACTTGAGGCAATTAGGACCATAAAAATGTTTTGTTTATCCCTTATTTATAGCCTAATTATATTCTTGTTGGGCATATAAAGCAAAAAGAAGGCAATACATGGTACTCAAAAGGGCAAAAAGCTCACAGTGTACTTCATCTTCCCAAACAAAATTAAGCATCCCAACCACTATGTTGATATAATTCCAGTCTGCACTGCCCTCTATTAAATTCCCACTGCAATTATCATTTCTCTCACCTCACTGACAGATTATCAacagtaataattaataaagtttttttttggggggttaaAAAATTGCCACATAAAACAGAAAGTCTAGGTTTAATATGCAAAAACAATAGCTTAGATGACAACTAAAATATGGTCTTTTACAAAGAATTAGCAGATAAGCAAAAGTCAACACTCACAACACAGAAAAGAGATATGAATAGGAGGAGTGCAGttcaagaaaaaggaaaaaacaatcCAAGATTCAACCTTTACCATGAAGCTTTTCTCTTCCTTCAGAGCAAAATCAAACCCAAAGTCACTTTTTGCAGCTTAGACCATCCAAATTTTGCTCCCACAGGCTTAGAAAAATGCAAAATCTTCACAGCTTTCTCATCCAGACTTCCCAGAGACAAAAGATTGAAACTTTACCAATAACCATCCATATTATAACCCCAAAACTGCAAATaggcttctctctctctctctctctccctctgtgaatatatatagagagagatgtatatatataattgtgtgtGTGGGCGTGCGTGTCAGTAGGGCCAATGTAAATTCTTGAAGAGTGGATTATAGAGGAGCAAGGATCATTGAATTTGAAGCAGCTAAACAAAAGGCAGAGTCCAAGAAAATGATGCAGGGATCACGAGAAACCACATCACTCTCTCTGTGCCTCGGTGTGACGACTGGATGCATAATCTATATTGGGTTCTGTCCCTGCATATGCCGAGATATAGAGACAGACTGTATGTATCTATAACACAGCTTGTTATAATGTTACCGTCGCTATGCTCAATGCAAGGTCAAAAgaaccattctttttcttttctttaatgtACACCCGGTTAAAGAAGTTTaaaccgaaaaaaaaattagtcttATTGTGTCAAAATAAAAGACTTTATAGACCAAAATCAAATTAGTCATACAATAGTGGGATAAAAATGTAGATTTGAGGAGGGTGGGtgaattaaaaaagaaacaaaaaatgtcTAATTTCAGtcacataaatatatactatCGCCAAATAACTGATAATATCAATTCTAAAGTTAATATTGATCGACACTTTAGAAGATAGGACAGTAATAATAAAACGAAAATGCTTGTAGTAAAATTGGAGGAAAAAAATtacttagtatttttttattaaaatttttatcaaaaattatactccgtattatttaattcgtttaatttgttttatacttatttaattttcatagaTTAATGAAATTCATCACAAATTTTAAACTCTtgattgaattaaaataatatcttTTAAATGGCAATAGAAATTCACTATTACTATCCACTGGTGTACACAAAGTAAATCGAATCCTATGTAATAAGTCGCAATTTCCTTATGGAACTTTCTATTGAGAACTTTACCTGTTTGAGTCTGTCAATCATGTATAATATAAGTTGATTTACTTCATTAGAGCTCACTTTTGAGTAATAACTGCTGATTTTCTCTTAAATCAAAGCTCGAAAGTCATATTAAGAAGactatacaaataataatattttttttaaattttgttattattaatattatttggtgtataaAAGTAGAGGGTAGAGTGGGTGGGGAAGGAGAAAATGGGAAATTGGAATACAGCTGTATCCAATACAACTTTGTTCTCGATTAGAGAATTGTATGCAGACACGACT contains these protein-coding regions:
- the LOC116016589 gene encoding uncharacterized protein LOC116016589; amino-acid sequence: MDPQAFIRLSVGSLGLRAPGTALNGTKSGSHAFSSPCTCEIRLRGFPVQTTSVPFVSSPEATPDANSIASSFYLEESDLKALLTPGCFYTNHACLEVAVFTGHKGTHCGVAMKRQQVGTFRLEVGPEWGKGKPAVLFNGWTGIGKNKQENGKPGAELHLRVKLDPDPRYVFQFEEKTKLSPQIVQLQGNIKQPIFSCKFSQDRVQQVDPLSNFSSSFIDSSDIEIERRERKGWKVKIHDLSGSAVAAAFITTPFVPSTGCDWVDRSNPGAWLIVRPDPCMRESWQPWGKLEAWRERGIRDSICCRFHLLSDGPEGGGDLLMSEILISAEKGGEFYIDTDKQVRAAASPVPSPRSSGDFSALSPVLGGFVMSCRVQGEGKYSKLLVQLAMRHVTCIEDAAIFMALAAAVDLSIEACRPFRRLRRGTRHSW